The Actinomadura graeca nucleotide sequence TCGCCGAGGGAGGCGGCTCAGCGTGCGCTGGACCTGGGCCTCGACGTCGACCCGGCACGCTTCTCGGCCGACCCCGAGGTCGACGGCAGGGATCTCGCTCTTCTCAGCACGCAACGCACGGGTCGGCCCATGTGGTGGAGGAGCACCGATGTAGTCCCTCTGTTCCATCTGGCTGCCCTCTCCCTCCAATACGGCATCCCGGTGCCAGAGCTCAAAACGAGACTGAGGTCCTATGGGCATCTCCTGCCGGCCGAGGACGTCCCGTCGCGAAAGGTGTCCCCGCAGGACCTGCGGCTGCTGAGCTGGTCGGTGGACCCCGAACTCCCCATCGAAAGCCGGGAGTTCCCTCTTCCGGCGTCGCATGCCGTCCAATGCGCATGGGAGTTGGGGCTTCCGACAGCCGATGTCTGCGCCCGCCTGTCGGAGTTCGGTTTCCGTGTGGACGGCAGCGCGCTTCCGGCCCGCCCTTCCGCCGAGGACCGCACGCTCTTCAACTGGCAGCTCGCCTTTGAAGAGAAGGAGATCGACCCTGCCCTGCCACTCGCGCCCGGTCATCTCGTGCGGGCGGCTCTCGATTTGCGGGTGCCGGTCACGGAGGTCGCGGCCCGCCTGGCCGCTTACGGCGTGCCGGTGCCCGACGGGCTGCCGGAGCGCGTCGAAGAGCCTGATCTGCAGGTGCTCAGGCGTTACGGGGCCCTGCTCGGGTCCTGCTGGCCCGTCGGCGCGCGGATCCGCCTGCCTGAGCTGCTCTTCACCAGCGGGAAGGCGCGGCTGGCGCCGGAGGCGGTGGCGGCGCGGCTCACCGAGTACGGGATGGACGTCCCTTCCGGAGACCTTCCGGCCGCGATCGACGACCCGACACTGCGCCTGATGACGGACAACTACGGGCGCAGCATGAGGCTGCTCGACGTCGACGCCCCCGTGCCGCGCAGGCACCTCGTCCAGGCGTCTGTGGAACTCGGCATCGGCCCCCGGGAGGCCGCCGGGCGGCTGGCGTCCCTCGGATTCACCCTGCCGGAAGGCGACATACCGGAGGTCGCGGACCCCGCCGACCTCGTGCTGCTCCGGTACGTCAGGCATAAGAGCGCCTTCTGGCTGGAGTCCTATTTCCCGGTTCCGCTCCTCCATCTGCTGCGGGTCTCGCGGAAACTGGGGATCGGCGTGCAGGAGGCGGCGGCTCGGCTGCGGTGGCTGGGGATGAAGGTCCCCGACGTCGAGGAGAGGGTCGCGGAGGGGCTGCGGAGGGTGCCCCGGCTCCCGTAGCGGGTGTGCGCCAGGTGTGCGCGAGCGTGCCGTCGTAGGCAGGGAGATCGCAGGTCAGAGCCGTGATGCTGGGTGCGCTCGCAGCGGGTCACAGGCGGTCACAGACACCGGTGTGCGCGGCGGCACAGGCTGCTCCTGTCAGCAAGGACGCGACGGGAGTGATGGGCATGGGGACGATCGTGGAGCTGGCGCCGATGATCGGCGGCGTGCTGAACGTGGTGGCGGCCGGGATCGGCGCCGTCACCGCCCTGGGGCGCTGGAGGAGGCGGCGGTGACACGGGGAGTGCGCGGGCGGGGGCAGGATGGAGGGGTGAGCCTTATCGATGAGCTGCCCTCTGGAAACGACGCCGATCCCGACTCGCTGTTCGAGGCGTTCGAGAGATGGGTGTCGGGCCGGGGGATCACGCTGTACCCGGCGCAGGAGGAGGCGCTCATCGAGGTGGTCTCCGGCGCCAACGTGATCCTCTCGACCCCGACCGGGTCGGGGAAGAGCCTGGTGGCGGCCGGGGCGCTGTTCGCGGCGCTGGGCAAGGAGCAGGTGGGGTTCTACACGGCACCGATCAAGGCGCTGGTGTCGGAGAAGTTCTTCGACCTGTGCGCGATGTTCGGGCGCGAGAACGTCGGCATGATGACCGGGGACGCGAGCGTGAACGCCGACGCGCCGATCGTGTGCTGCACGGCGGAGGTGCTGGCGAACATCGCGCTGCGGGACGGCGCGGAGGCCGACATCGGCGTCGTGGTGATGGACGAGTTCCACTTCTACGCCGAGCCCGAGCGGGGCTGGGCGTGGCAGATCCCGCTGCTGGAGCTGCCGCAGGCGCAGTTCCTGCTGATGTCGGCGACGCTGGGCGACGTCGCGTTCTTCCAGAAGGACCTGACACGGCGGACGGGACGCCCGACGGCCCTGGTGACGTCGGCGGAGCGGCCCGTCCCGCTCATCTACGACTACCGGGTGACGCCCCTGCACGAGACGATCGAGGAGCTGCTGGCCGAGCAGAAGGCCCCGGTCTACCTGGTGCACTTCACGCAGGCGGCGGCGATCGAGCGCGCGCAGGCGCTGATGAGCGTCAACGTGTGCACGAAGTCGGAGAAGGCCAGGATCGCCGAGCTGATCGGGAACTTCCGGTTCACGACGAGGTTCGGGCGGAACCTGTCGCGGTTCGTCCGGCACGGGATCGGGGTGCACCACGCGGGGATGCTGCCGAAGTACCGGCGGCTGGTGGAGCGGCTGGCGCAGGCGGGCCTGCTGAAGGTCATCTGCGGGACGGACACGCTGGGCGTCGGCGTGAACGTGCCCATCAGGACGGTCGTGTTCACCGCGCTCAGCAAGTACGACGGGCACCGGGTGCGCAGGCTCCGCGCGAGGGAGTTCCACCAGATCGCCGGGCGGGCCGGGCGCGCCGGGTTCGACACCGTGGGGTTCGTGGTGGCGCAGGCGCCCGACCACGTCGTGGAGAACGAGAAGGCCCTCTCCAAGGCCGGGGACGACCCGAAGAAGCGGCGGAAGGTGCAGCGCAAGAAGCCCCCGGAGGGGTTCGTCGGGTGGGACGAGGACACCTTCGCCAAGCTCCAGGAGGCCGCGCCGGAGATGCTCCGGTCGCGGTTCCAGGTGAGCCACGCGATGCTGCTGTCGGTGATCGCGCGGCCCGGGAACGCGTTCCAGGCGATGAAGCGCCTGCTGACCGACAACCACGAGGACCCGGCGGCGCGGCGGCGGCACATCTCGCGGGCCATCGCGATCTACCGCTCGCTGCTGGCGGGCGGCGTCGTGGAACTGCTGCCCGAGCCCGACGACGCCGGGCGGTACG carries:
- a CDS encoding DEAD/DEAH box helicase, translating into MSLIDELPSGNDADPDSLFEAFERWVSGRGITLYPAQEEALIEVVSGANVILSTPTGSGKSLVAAGALFAALGKEQVGFYTAPIKALVSEKFFDLCAMFGRENVGMMTGDASVNADAPIVCCTAEVLANIALRDGAEADIGVVVMDEFHFYAEPERGWAWQIPLLELPQAQFLLMSATLGDVAFFQKDLTRRTGRPTALVTSAERPVPLIYDYRVTPLHETIEELLAEQKAPVYLVHFTQAAAIERAQALMSVNVCTKSEKARIAELIGNFRFTTRFGRNLSRFVRHGIGVHHAGMLPKYRRLVERLAQAGLLKVICGTDTLGVGVNVPIRTVVFTALSKYDGHRVRRLRAREFHQIAGRAGRAGFDTVGFVVAQAPDHVVENEKALSKAGDDPKKRRKVQRKKPPEGFVGWDEDTFAKLQEAAPEMLRSRFQVSHAMLLSVIARPGNAFQAMKRLLTDNHEDPAARRRHISRAIAIYRSLLAGGVVELLPEPDDAGRYARITVDLQEDFALNQPLSTFALAAFEILDPASPSYALDVLSVIEATLDDPRQIIAAQVNKARGEAVQEMKAEGIEYEERMELLQDVDHPKPLEDELDAAYQIYRAGHPWVGDHPLRPKSVVRDMYERAMTFTEYIAFYELARGEGLVLRYLSGAYKALQQTVPESIKTDDLIDLIEWLGELVRQVDSSLLDEWEQLANPAEEVDEPIEERVTRVTANARAFRVLVRNALFRRVELAATERYGDLAELDPDFGGDAWREAMDGYFAEHDELLTGPDARGPKLLQIEEVPQDALWRVRQVFDDPEGDHDWGISAEVDLAGSDQEGEAVIRVTAVDRL